The Deltaproteobacteria bacterium DNA segment TCGAGGGCAGCAAGATCCGGCGCGAGTATCCGATTGCACCCGGTCGCATCGAAGGACACGGGCGGCGGGGCAAACCGCTGACGGCGGATTATGTGCTGGAGTATCGCAACACCAAGCTTGCTGTTATCGAGGCCAAGGCATGGGACGAAGAACTGACCGAAGGGGTGGGACAGGCGAAGAATTATGCCGAAAAGCTCGCCATCCGGTACACCTATGCCACCAATGGGAATGGCATCTACGGCATCGACATGGAGACCGGCAAGGAAGGCGAGGTGCCACGGTATCCCAGCCCGGACGATCTCTGGGGCTTGACCTTTGCCAAAGCGAACGACTGGCACAACCGCTTCTCTGCCGTGCCATTCGAAGACAAGGGAGGCTCGCATCCGAGTCGTTACTATCAGGACATTGCCGTTGGTCGGGTCATGGAGGCTATCGCGGAGAACCGCCAGCGCATCCTGCTCACTCTCGCCACCGGCACCGGCAAGACCTTTATCGCGTTTCAGATCGCATGGAAGCTGTTCCACAGCCGCTGGAATCTTGGCCGTACACCATCCCGCCGCCCCCGCATCCTGTTTCTGGCAGATCGGAACATCCTCGCCAACCAGGCCTACAACGCCTTCTCCACATTCCCGGAGGACGCTCTGGTACGGATCGAGCCGGGGGACATCCGCAAAAAGGGCAAGGTGCCCAAGAACGGCAGCCTGTTTTTTACCATCTTCCAGACCTTCATGAGCGGCCCGCCGAAGGACGGCAAGCCGTCGCCTTATTTTGGCGAGTATCCCCCGGATTTTTTTGATTTCATCATTATTGACGAATGCCATCGGGGTGGCGCGAACGACGAGAGTAATTGGCGCGGGATTCTGGACTACTTTGCCCCAGCGGTGCAGTTGGGCATGACCGCCACGCCCAAGCGCAAGGACAACGTGGACACCTACGCCTACTTCGGTGATCCGGTCTACATCTACTCGCTCAAAGAAGGCATTAACGACGGCTTTCTCACGCCGTTCAAGGTGAAGCAGATTTCCACAACGCTTGATGAGTATACCTACACGCCCGACGATAAGTTGATTGAGGGCGAGATCGAGGCGGGCAAACGCTACGAGGAACCGGAATTCAACGTAGTCATCGAGATCAGGGAGCGTGAGGAGCACCGGGTGGCTTTATTCATGAGCCTGATTGACCAAAACGAGAAGACGCTGGTCTTCTGCGCCACGCAAGATCACGCGCTGGCCGTGCGGGATCTTATCAACCAGATGAAGACGAGCAATGACCCGAACTACTGCCAGCGGGTCACCGCCAACGACGGCGCACTTGGTGAGCAGCACCTGCGCGACTTTCAAGACAACGAGAAGGCGATCCCGACGATCCTGACCACCTCGCAAAAGCTCGCCACCGGCGTCGATGCGCGCAACATTCGCAATATCGTCTTGATGCGCCCGATCAATTCGATGATCGAGTTCAAACAGATCATCGGACGCGGCACACGGCTTTACGATGGGAAGGA contains these protein-coding regions:
- a CDS encoding DEAD/DEAH box helicase family protein; translation: MNEAETRAEHIDPALKTAGWGVVEGSKIRREYPIAPGRIEGHGRRGKPLTADYVLEYRNTKLAVIEAKAWDEELTEGVGQAKNYAEKLAIRYTYATNGNGIYGIDMETGKEGEVPRYPSPDDLWGLTFAKANDWHNRFSAVPFEDKGGSHPSRYYQDIAVGRVMEAIAENRQRILLTLATGTGKTFIAFQIAWKLFHSRWNLGRTPSRRPRILFLADRNILANQAYNAFSTFPEDALVRIEPGDIRKKGKVPKNGSLFFTIFQTFMSGPPKDGKPSPYFGEYPPDFFDFIIIDECHRGGANDESNWRGILDYFAPAVQLGMTATPKRKDNVDTYAYFGDPVYIYSLKEGINDGFLTPFKVKQISTTLDEYTYTPDDKLIEGEIEAGKRYEEPEFNVVIEIREREEHRVALFMSLIDQNEKTLVFCATQDHALAVRDLINQMKTSNDPNYCQRVTANDGALGEQHLRDFQDNEKAIPTILTTSQKLATGVDARNIRNIVLMRPINSMIEFKQIIGRGTRLYDGKDYFTIYDFVKAHHHFNDPEWDGEPIEPEPKPLPPDRPPPGPPVPPGPRPGPGPRPQKIKIKLADGKARTIQHMMATSFWHPDGTPMSAQQFMELLFGKLPEFFKNEDELRALWSAPDTRAKLLQGLAEKGFGHDQLAEMQKIIDAEKSDLFDVLAHVAYAMPPLTREQRAANAKIIISTHFNSKQQVFLDFVLSHYVSVGVEELDQQKLTPLLRLKYHDSIADAVADLGKPDEIGKVFTGFQKYLYQEVA